One Tachysurus fulvidraco isolate hzauxx_2018 chromosome 2, HZAU_PFXX_2.0, whole genome shotgun sequence DNA segment encodes these proteins:
- the LOC113651051 gene encoding cortexin-1, with translation MSDVPPLEYEPLSPALPSRPPLAADAEQRTALAFVGLLMLFLLFLLVRCFRILLDPYSRMPASSWTDHKEGLERGQFDYALV, from the coding sequence ATGAGCGATGTTCCCCCACTGGAGTACGAGCCGCTCTCCCCTGCGCTTCCCAGCAGGCCACCGCTGGCTGCAGACGCTGAGCAGAGAACGGCTCTAGCCTTCGTGGGCCTACTCATGCTCTTCCTACTTTTTCTGCTTGTGCGTTGCTTCCGCATTCTGCTTGATCCCTACAGCCGCATGCCGGCCTCGTCTTGGACTGACCACAAAGAGGGCCTGGAGAGAGGCCAGTTCGACTACGCGCTGGTATAA